Proteins encoded in a region of the Maniola jurtina chromosome 12, ilManJurt1.1, whole genome shotgun sequence genome:
- the LOC123870560 gene encoding ribosome biogenesis protein NSA2 homolog has protein sequence MPQNEYIERHQKLYGRRLDYEERKRKREAREPHKRAEKARKLRGIKAKIYNKERRNEKIQMKKKIKAHEEKNVRQNTEKVAEGAVPVYLLDRDVQSRAKVLSNMIKQKRKEKAGKWDVPIPKVRAQADAEVFKVLKSGKSKRKAWKRMVTKVTFVGENFTRKPPKFERFIRPMALRFKKAHVTHPELKATFCLPIIGVKKNPSSQMYTSLGVITKGTVIEVNISELGLVTQAGKVVWGKYAQVTNNPENDGVINAILLV, from the coding sequence ATGCCGCAGAACGAATATATAGAGCGCCATCAAAAGCTTTACGGCAGGAGGCTCGACTATGAGGAGCGGAAACGAAAACGCGAGGCGCGTGAACCTCATAAGAGGGCAGAGAAAGCCCGCAAGTTGAGAGGCATCAAAGCCAAGATCTATAACAAAGAGCGGCGCAATGAAAAGAttcaaatgaaaaagaaaatcaaAGCACATGAAGAGAAAAATGTTCGGCAAAACACTGAAAAAGTGGCAGAGGGGGCTGTACCCGTTTATCTACTGGACAGGGATGTCCAATCACGAGCTAAGGTTCTTTCTAACATGATCAAACAGAAACGTAAAGAAAAGGCTGGAAAATGGGATGTTCCAATACCCAAAGTCAGAGCGCAGGCAGATGCTGAGGTATTCAAAGTTTTAAAGTCTGGTAAATCTAAAAGGAAAGCTTGGAAACGTATGGTTACAAAGGTGACGTTTGTCGGAGAGAACTTTACTCGTAAACCTCCAAAGTTTGAGCGCTTCATCCGACCTATGGCTTTGAGGTTTAAGAAAGCTCATGTAACTCATCCGGAGTTGAAAGCAACCTTCTGCCTGCCTATCATTGGTGTGAAGAAGAACCCTAGTTCACAGATGTACACAAGCTTAGGAGTTATCACCAAGGGTACAGTCATTGAGGTGAACATCTCTGAGCTGGGTCTGGTGACGCAGGCTGGTAAAGTCGTATGGGGAAAGTATGCTCAGGTCACAAATAATCCTGAGAATGATGGTGTTATTAATGCTATACTTTTAGTATAA